A DNA window from Ornithobacterium rhinotracheale DSM 15997 contains the following coding sequences:
- a CDS encoding IS30 family transposase, which produces MARRFKHLDLHDRAMIEAYLKAGWSISKIARELKRDKSTISREVKRNRTKKGKYKAKTAQTLYSEKKERFLRYRRFTKEIEKRVRQFLYKRYSPLQIVGYCKSLGLEMVSVERIYQYIREDKRKGGYLYKYCRHALKKRKAQVSKIVEKIKNRVSIEERPQVVNERKEFGHWEGDLIEGKNHKGYLLTLTERVSRFLFIRYLPSKSADVVANAMNDVLLPYKKVVKSITLDNGLEFASHEIVAKKLQSKIYFTNPYSSWQKGQIEHMNKLVRQYVKKGSAITKSTANNLKSVQKEINDRPFKVLKFCKPRDVFFNFVDNVAFRG; this is translated from the coding sequence ATGGCACGGAGATTTAAGCATTTGGACTTGCACGATAGGGCGATGATAGAGGCTTATTTAAAAGCTGGCTGGTCTATCTCGAAAATAGCTCGTGAACTGAAAAGGGATAAATCTACTATAAGCAGGGAGGTAAAGAGGAACCGAACGAAAAAAGGAAAATATAAAGCAAAGACAGCACAGACGCTCTATTCTGAAAAGAAAGAGCGTTTTTTGCGTTATAGAAGGTTCACAAAAGAAATTGAGAAAAGAGTAAGACAATTTTTGTATAAAAGATATTCACCGCTCCAAATAGTCGGTTATTGTAAAAGCCTGGGACTGGAAATGGTATCAGTTGAGAGGATTTACCAATATATAAGAGAGGATAAGCGAAAGGGAGGTTATTTGTATAAGTATTGCCGTCACGCTTTGAAAAAGAGAAAGGCGCAAGTTTCTAAAATAGTTGAAAAAATAAAGAACCGCGTAAGTATAGAAGAACGCCCGCAGGTTGTGAATGAGCGTAAGGAGTTCGGACACTGGGAGGGTGATTTGATAGAGGGCAAAAATCATAAGGGTTATTTGCTGACACTTACGGAAAGAGTATCAAGGTTTTTATTTATTAGATATTTACCTAGTAAAAGTGCAGATGTTGTGGCAAATGCGATGAATGATGTGCTGCTTCCATATAAAAAAGTGGTCAAATCAATAACATTGGATAATGGGCTGGAGTTTGCAAGTCATGAGATAGTGGCAAAGAAATTGCAATCAAAGATTTATTTTACAAATCCATACTCTAGTTGGCAAAAGGGACAAATTGAGCATATGAACAAACTTGTTAGACAATATGTAAAAAAAGGTTCGGCAATTACAAAAAGTACCGCTAATAATCTGAAATCGGTGCAAAAAGAGATAAACGATAGACCGTTTAAAGTGTTAAAGTTTTGCAAGCCTCGTGATGTTTTTTTTAATTTTGTGGATAATGTTGCATTTAGGGGTTGA
- a CDS encoding VanZ family protein, with protein MPKLTKKSQSKSSVINKVVFVLYLVGVFYLTLSPVDEIRPSFLETYLFTGVDKVVHAGLFTTFSILFYLAFDKDEWINLGLVAAVGILIEILQHLLPTGRSFEWNDWWFDILGGVVGIILIKIYQTLRAKNRI; from the coding sequence ATGCCGAAGCTTACAAAGAAATCACAGAGTAAATCATCTGTAATTAACAAGGTCGTATTTGTGCTCTATCTTGTGGGGGTATTCTACCTCACACTTTCTCCGGTAGACGAGATACGACCTTCTTTCTTAGAGACTTATCTCTTTACAGGGGTAGATAAAGTCGTGCATGCAGGGCTTTTCACCACATTTTCCATATTATTTTATTTAGCTTTTGATAAAGATGAGTGGATCAATCTTGGGCTAGTCGCTGCGGTAGGCATACTCATCGAGATTTTGCAACACCTTTTGCCCACGGGGCGCAGCTTTGAGTGGAACGATTGGTGGTTTGATATTTTAGGAGGCGTAGTGGGAATAATTTTAATTAAAATCTACCAAACACTCCGTGCCAAAAATAGAATTTGA
- the gcvH gene encoding glycine cleavage system protein GcvH, translating to MNVPSELKYSKDHEWVKIEGDVATIGITDYAQSELGDIVFVDVDSEGDELSAGDIFGSIEAVKTVSDLFMPVAGEVIELNEALDDEPELVNQDPYGKGWIIKVKVTDADTSELLDAEAYKEITE from the coding sequence ATGAATGTACCAAGCGAATTAAAGTACTCAAAAGACCACGAGTGGGTGAAAATCGAGGGCGATGTAGCTACCATCGGAATCACCGATTACGCACAAAGCGAATTAGGAGACATCGTGTTTGTAGATGTAGATTCAGAAGGAGATGAGCTCTCAGCTGGAGATATATTCGGATCTATCGAAGCGGTAAAAACAGTTTCAGACCTATTCATGCCAGTAGCAGGAGAGGTAATTGAACTAAACGAAGCCCTAGACGATGAGCCAGAATTAGTAAACCAAGATCCTTACGGAAAAGGCTGGATAATCAAAGTAAAAGTAACAGACGCAGATACAAGCGAATTGCTCGATGCCGAAGCTTACAAAGAAATCACAGAGTAA